The window CCGCTGGAGGCGTCGGCGACGACTTCGAGGTCGGGCTCGGCGCTGAGCATCGCGCGCAGGCCCTCGCGTACGACGGGATGATCGTCGGCGAGGACGATCCGGATCACGGGGTACTCCTTTCGGGTGTGGGTGGTACCGGCAGCCGGACGGTGATCGTCGTGCCGTCGCCGGGGGCGCTGTGCACCCGGGCGGTCCCGCCCACCTCGGCGGCCCGTGCGCGCAGCCCAGCGAGCCCGTAGCCAGGGGCCGGTGCCATCGGGTCGAAGCCGCACCCCTCGTCGCGTACGGACACGGTGAGCGCCGCGTCGGCGTACGTGAGCGCGACACTGACCGGAGCCGAACTCCCCGCGTGTTTGCGGGCGTTGGCGAGTGCCTCCTGGCAGGAACGGAGGACCACGACCTCCGGCCCGGCGGGCAGCGCGCGGACGGGGCCGGAGACGGTCACCGACGCCCCGTGGCGCGCGGCGAGCCGGCGCAGCGCGTCCGGCAGTGAGGCGCCGTCGAGGTCGGCGGGCGTGCCACCGGCGACGAGGGCCCGAGCCTCGGCGAGACTCTGCCGCGCGGTCTCGTCCATCAGGGCCAGATGGCGGCGGGCCTGTGCCACGTCGGAGCGGTCCAGCTCGGCCTCGACCGCCTGAGTCAGCATCAGCAGACTGGTGAAGCCCTGCGCGAGCGTGTCGTGGATCTCCCGGGAGAGGCGTTCGCGCTCGGCCAGCGCGCCATGTGCTGCCGAGAGCCTGGACAGTTCATGGCGGCTGGCGTCCAACTCGGCGATGAGATCGGCCCGTTCCCGGCTCTGCTCGATGACACGGATGATCCAGCTGCCGATGGCCGCCGAGAAGACGACACTGACCACCGCGGAGACGGAGTTGACGAAGAGGATCCGCGGTCCCGGCCGCCAGAGCAGCGACCAGCCCACCACCGGCACGACGTTGATGACGAGCACGGCCGCCATCGCCCAGCGCATCCGCAGCGCCATGAAGCACTGCGGGATGAGGGCGAAGGTCAGCACCCGGGTCTCGCCGACCATGATGCCGGGCGGCAGGAAGAGGAGGACCGCCCCGGCGACATAGCCGAGGGACCGCCGCTCGTCCCGGCCCTCGGCCAGCAGGACCGGCCGTCCCACCAGCACGTACCAGGGAACGAGGAGCGCGAGCAGGCCGATGGTGACCAGTCGCACCGGTCGTCCCGGATCCGCCGCGCCCAGCACGAACACCACTGTGGCCGCCCACACCACCGCGAAGTACGGATCCCAGAGCCGGAAGGTCCGTTCCCAGACGTTCGGTCCCGCGGGCCCTGCCCCTGACGCGTCGCACGATTCCACCGCGGCGCTCACCGGTCGCGCTCGCTCTTCCAGCGGAAGGTCAGCAGGCACAGCAGCAATCCTCCGACGCACCAGGCCCCCAACACCAGGGCCACGCGCCCGAACTCCCAGCTCCCCGCCTGTTCGAGGACCTGCGCCGACTCCGGCAGGAACACCCCGCGCAGGCCCTGGCACATCCACTTCAGCGGGAACAGCGCGCCGATGTCGAGCATCCAGTCGGGGATGGTGCCGACGGAGATGTACACGCCGGAGATGAACTGCAGGACCAGGAAGGGGAGTACGACCACGGA is drawn from Streptomyces liliifuscus and contains these coding sequences:
- a CDS encoding sensor histidine kinase, giving the protein MPADLPLEERARPVSAAVESCDASGAGPAGPNVWERTFRLWDPYFAVVWAATVVFVLGAADPGRPVRLVTIGLLALLVPWYVLVGRPVLLAEGRDERRSLGYVAGAVLLFLPPGIMVGETRVLTFALIPQCFMALRMRWAMAAVLVINVVPVVGWSLLWRPGPRILFVNSVSAVVSVVFSAAIGSWIIRVIEQSRERADLIAELDASRHELSRLSAAHGALAERERLSREIHDTLAQGFTSLLMLTQAVEAELDRSDVAQARRHLALMDETARQSLAEARALVAGGTPADLDGASLPDALRRLAARHGASVTVSGPVRALPAGPEVVVLRSCQEALANARKHAGSSAPVSVALTYADAALTVSVRDEGCGFDPMAPAPGYGLAGLRARAAEVGGTARVHSAPGDGTTITVRLPVPPTPERSTP